A region of Moorena sp. SIOASIH DNA encodes the following proteins:
- a CDS encoding reverse transcriptase domain-containing protein has protein sequence MSNRYSDLWKSQKWKQLRRNLFRLQKRVYKAVRDGDLRKARSLQKLILKSRSAQMLAIRQVTQLNLGKRTAGVDGKSSLSYKERFEVLKKLVSSAENWTHQGLRAIPIAKKNGGTRMLKVPTIQDRAWQCLAKYALEPAHEATFSADSYGFRTGRSAQDAQKRLFLHLKSNSNGIKKRVIELDIKKCFDRISHSSIMDRLLAPAGLKMGIFRCLKAGINPEFPEQGTPQGGVVSPLLANIALDGIENIHPSIRYADDMVFILKPRDNAEKILDKVRNFLAQRGLEVNQEKTKLTKTTDGFDFLGWHMRVQKNGKFRCIPSVENHRNIRKKIKAVVNNSNYGAEVKAQKLAPIVRGWRNYHKSCDMSSSRDSLWFMNKTTNRKFRKEKKVNRYRANELCKKGFPAVGYEQNQHVNVKGTKSPYDGDLVYWSLRNSILYDDATSKALKKQNHSCGHCGHRFLSDEYVHLHHIDGNHDNWKQKNLMAVHQSCHQEIHWSLPLGKPKG, from the coding sequence ATGTCAAATAGATATAGTGACCTCTGGAAAAGTCAAAAGTGGAAGCAACTCCGCCGGAACCTTTTCCGCCTACAAAAGCGAGTGTATAAAGCAGTTCGAGATGGTGACCTGAGAAAGGCGCGGTCTTTACAAAAACTAATTCTGAAATCCCGCTCAGCACAAATGCTGGCAATCCGTCAAGTGACACAGCTAAATCTTGGAAAAAGAACCGCAGGAGTAGACGGAAAATCATCCTTATCCTACAAAGAACGGTTCGAGGTACTTAAAAAACTAGTATCCAGTGCGGAAAACTGGACGCACCAAGGCTTAAGGGCAATACCCATAGCCAAGAAAAATGGGGGTACGAGAATGTTGAAAGTACCGACAATCCAAGACAGAGCGTGGCAATGTCTAGCCAAGTATGCTCTCGAACCAGCCCATGAGGCCACATTCAGTGCCGACAGCTACGGATTCAGGACAGGCCGAAGTGCCCAAGACGCACAAAAGCGCCTGTTCCTACACCTAAAATCAAACAGCAACGGCATTAAAAAGAGGGTAATCGAACTAGACATCAAGAAATGCTTTGACCGCATCTCCCATAGCTCCATTATGGATAGATTGCTAGCACCTGCGGGTCTGAAGATGGGGATATTCAGATGTCTAAAAGCAGGCATCAATCCGGAATTCCCGGAGCAAGGCACGCCCCAAGGTGGGGTGGTTAGTCCACTCTTAGCCAATATTGCGCTTGACGGAATAGAAAACATCCACCCCAGCATCCGATACGCGGATGACATGGTGTTTATTCTTAAGCCTAGAGACAACGCTGAGAAGATTTTAGATAAAGTGAGAAACTTCCTAGCCCAAAGGGGCTTAGAGGTAAATCAAGAAAAGACCAAGCTGACCAAAACGACAGACGGATTTGACTTCCTCGGCTGGCATATGAGAGTCCAGAAAAACGGAAAATTCCGATGTATTCCCTCAGTGGAAAACCATCGGAACATCCGAAAGAAGATTAAAGCCGTGGTCAACAACTCGAACTATGGCGCTGAAGTAAAAGCCCAAAAATTAGCTCCAATCGTGCGCGGATGGAGGAATTACCATAAAAGCTGCGACATGAGCAGTTCCCGAGATAGTTTATGGTTCATGAATAAAACCACAAACCGTAAATTCCGAAAGGAAAAGAAAGTAAACCGGTATAGAGCCAATGAACTATGTAAGAAAGGCTTCCCAGCAGTAGGGTATGAACAAAATCAACACGTAAACGTTAAAGGGACTAAGTCCCCCTACGATGGAGACCTAGTCTATTGGAGTTTGAGGAACTCCATATTATACGACGATGCTACCTCTAAAGCTTTGAAAAAGCAAAACCATTCCTGTGGACATTGCGGACATAGGTTCCTAAGCGACGAATATGTACATCTTCATCACATCGATGGAAACCACGACAATTGGAAGCAAAAGAACCTAATGGCAGTACATCAAAGCTGCCACCAAGAAATCCACTGGAGCCTGCCGTTAGGCAAGCCGAAAGGTTGA
- a CDS encoding DUF6745 domain-containing protein, which yields MKTLPHLLNSALSTQHSALSTILKSGFNGNIKHRYGDMWQPKIKHLTPEQETLISKYKEKWHNLSLLTGAIDRHEATVAINAAYTAIGKPVPDIVFCDSPYGFFKILLNQLQQHIDSQLKSQLQPRLESQLINQLRQHLKTQLGKELQQELLYQLGRKLNIKRISRQLEEKLWQPLDTSMGTQLHRQLQNQLLYELDTSTVSQQRIRLGLQVLEQLGTELRLFMSPLYWSIYSSRFDFYISVLNCPHHQNTWQIFQSLVKHCSWIFPFQNICFVCDRPTKLSFDTQHRLHREGQPAMEFADGFSLYSYHGVTIPEKYGKLNPNQWQAGWLLEEPNAELRRVLIEGIGYARICQDLEAQQLDSWQEYTLLKINNDIDIEPIFILKMTCPSTNFVHIMRVPPHVESAREAIRWVNWNTDPEEFLVQT from the coding sequence ATGAAAACACTCCCCCACTTACTAAACTCAGCACTCAGCACTCAGCACTCAGCACTCAGCACTATTCTCAAATCGGGATTTAATGGGAATATCAAACACAGGTATGGCGATATGTGGCAACCCAAAATAAAACATCTTACCCCAGAGCAAGAGACTTTAATTTCAAAATATAAAGAAAAGTGGCACAATTTATCTTTATTGACTGGAGCCATTGATCGTCACGAAGCAACAGTAGCCATCAACGCTGCCTATACAGCCATTGGCAAACCAGTACCAGATATTGTTTTTTGTGATAGCCCTTACGGTTTTTTTAAAATTCTCCTCAACCAACTCCAGCAACACATTGACAGCCAACTAAAGAGTCAACTCCAGCCAAGACTGGAGAGTCAATTGATCAATCAACTACGGCAACATCTCAAAACCCAACTCGGCAAAGAACTCCAACAAGAGCTACTCTACCAACTCGGGCGAAAGCTTAACATTAAACGGATTAGCCGTCAACTTGAAGAGAAACTGTGGCAACCCTTGGACACTTCCATGGGAACCCAACTACACAGGCAATTGCAAAACCAATTGTTATATGAACTAGATACCTCAACAGTTAGTCAACAGCGAATTCGACTGGGCTTGCAAGTACTTGAACAACTTGGGACTGAATTGAGACTATTCATGTCACCCTTATACTGGAGTATTTACAGTAGTCGGTTTGACTTTTATATTTCCGTCCTAAATTGCCCTCACCATCAAAACACATGGCAAATATTCCAATCCCTAGTCAAACACTGTAGTTGGATCTTCCCATTTCAAAACATCTGCTTCGTTTGCGATCGCCCAACCAAGCTCTCATTTGACACTCAACACCGCCTTCATAGAGAAGGACAGCCAGCCATGGAGTTTGCCGATGGTTTCAGCCTATACTCCTATCACGGCGTGACCATACCAGAAAAATACGGTAAACTCAACCCCAACCAGTGGCAAGCTGGGTGGCTTTTAGAAGAACCCAACGCTGAACTTAGGCGAGTCCTAATTGAGGGGATTGGTTACGCCCGAATTTGCCAAGACCTAGAAGCACAGCAATTAGATTCCTGGCAAGAATACACCCTATTAAAAATTAATAACGATATCGATATCGAGCCAATTTTTATACTCAAGATGACTTGTCCTAGCACCAACTTTGTTCACATTATGCGAGTGCCACCTCATGTAGAATCAGCCCGTGAGGCAATTCGCTGGGTAAATTGGAATACTGATCCAGAGGAATTTTTAGTCCAGACTTGA
- a CDS encoding ABC transporter substrate-binding protein yields MNWFPLSRKHCSTSKFLALFLCSCFLIISCGGSPSNQQTGSSSTSNSNRLTIGTTLKPRTLDPADAYELAASNIHYSLGDRLYTYKLGTSELVPQLATAMPTISKDGLTYTIPLRQGVVFHDNTPFNAEAMAFSLRRFIENGGKPSSLLEGLVDSIEPSGEYELTIKLKNPFAAFPALLAFSGTCAVSPNAYEIGSGKFEPTKFVGTGPYKLVKFSPNGIRLDVFEEYWGKKPPNQGLNVQILTNSANLFNSIKTGAVDIGYQSLDPDQILSLQKGAASGGWQVIESPSNNINYMVLNTQMAPLDKPEVRQAIAAIVNRTLINERVLRNQAAPAFSIIPTSFDVSKPTFKDAYGDGNIAKAKELLAKAGFTKDNPLTLEIWYSSGSATRQQLASLLKEYAAQELGGIVEIQPQTVESANFFGNLGKGVYQSALVDWYPDFSDPDNFIQPLVSCTKGSLGKGCEAGASRSQGSFYYSDRMNQLIQQQRRESDPVARKQIFAEIQELLAKDVPLIPLWQPKEYAFAQSGLKNVQLDPIQQLPLWEIDKGN; encoded by the coding sequence ATGAACTGGTTTCCCCTATCCCGCAAACACTGTTCAACTAGCAAATTTCTAGCTTTATTCCTCTGTAGCTGCTTCCTAATTATTAGTTGTGGTGGTTCTCCAAGCAATCAACAGACAGGTTCCTCCAGCACCAGTAACAGTAATAGACTCACCATTGGTACTACCCTAAAACCGAGAACCCTCGATCCAGCCGATGCCTACGAACTAGCAGCTAGTAACATCCATTACAGCTTAGGGGATCGCCTTTATACCTACAAGCTGGGTACTTCAGAATTAGTGCCACAACTGGCAACTGCTATGCCTACCATCAGCAAGGATGGCTTAACTTACACCATTCCCCTACGCCAAGGTGTAGTCTTTCATGATAACACCCCATTTAACGCTGAAGCCATGGCATTTTCCCTGCGTCGGTTTATCGAAAATGGTGGCAAGCCCTCTTCTCTACTGGAAGGTTTGGTAGATTCCATTGAACCGTCTGGAGAGTACGAACTCACGATTAAACTCAAAAATCCCTTCGCTGCCTTTCCAGCACTGTTAGCTTTCTCCGGAACCTGTGCTGTTTCCCCCAATGCCTATGAAATTGGTAGTGGTAAATTTGAACCGACCAAATTTGTAGGCACTGGTCCGTATAAGCTAGTCAAGTTTAGTCCAAATGGGATTCGCCTAGATGTGTTTGAAGAATATTGGGGTAAAAAACCCCCCAATCAGGGATTAAACGTTCAAATCCTCACCAATTCCGCTAATTTATTCAATTCCATCAAAACTGGTGCTGTAGACATTGGTTATCAAAGTTTAGATCCCGATCAAATCCTCAGTTTGCAAAAAGGAGCAGCCTCTGGCGGTTGGCAAGTCATAGAATCTCCCAGCAATAATATTAACTACATGGTGCTCAATACTCAGATGGCACCGTTGGATAAACCAGAAGTCAGACAAGCGATCGCTGCGATTGTTAATCGTACACTGATCAACGAACGGGTGCTAAGAAACCAAGCTGCACCAGCCTTTAGTATCATTCCCACTAGCTTTGATGTCTCCAAGCCAACCTTTAAAGACGCCTACGGTGACGGTAATATTGCCAAAGCCAAAGAACTGCTAGCCAAAGCGGGATTTACGAAAGACAATCCGTTGACATTAGAAATTTGGTATTCCTCAGGTTCAGCAACCCGGCAACAACTTGCCAGTCTTCTGAAAGAATATGCTGCCCAGGAACTTGGGGGAATTGTGGAAATCCAGCCCCAAACTGTGGAGTCAGCGAATTTCTTTGGCAATCTAGGTAAGGGAGTTTATCAGAGTGCCTTAGTCGATTGGTATCCTGACTTTTCTGACCCCGATAACTTTATTCAGCCTTTAGTCAGTTGTACTAAAGGTTCCCTTGGGAAAGGGTGTGAAGCCGGAGCCAGTCGCTCTCAGGGGTCGTTTTATTATAGCGATCGCATGAATCAACTGATTCAGCAACAGCGTCGGGAATCAGATCCAGTCGCTCGAAAGCAGATTTTTGCGGAGATTCAAGAACTGCTGGCAAAGGATGTACCCTTAATACCCTTATGGCAACCAAAGGAATACGCTTTTGCCCAGTCAGGGTTAAAGAATGTCCAGTTAGACCCAATTCAACAATTGCCACTGTGGGAGATTGATAAGGGAAATTAG